The Fimbriimonas ginsengisoli Gsoil 348 genome window below encodes:
- a CDS encoding cytochrome c maturation protein CcmE produces MKTGPIVTAIVAGLAITGVVAAFLRSASPYVTIAQAKTSSGDRLHLMGDLVKNSFHTDFKQGGSLTFLLKDPEGATVTVRHLGERPANMGEATQVVAIGGMQGSEFVSKELLLKCPSKYEGKRVRAPSPSDRCR; encoded by the coding sequence ATGAAGACAGGTCCCATCGTTACGGCCATTGTAGCGGGGCTCGCCATAACTGGCGTGGTCGCCGCCTTCCTGCGTAGCGCGAGTCCGTACGTAACGATCGCGCAGGCAAAAACCAGCAGCGGAGACCGGCTCCACTTGATGGGCGATCTCGTTAAGAACTCGTTCCACACCGATTTTAAGCAAGGCGGCTCGCTTACTTTCTTGCTGAAAGACCCCGAGGGGGCAACTGTAACCGTACGCCATCTCGGTGAGCGTCCCGCCAACATGGGAGAAGCGACCCAGGTCGTCGCCATCGGCGGAATGCAAGGATCGGAATTCGTCTCCAAAGAGCTGCTCCTCAAGTGCCCTTCCAAGTACGAAGGAAAAAGAGTCCGGGCGCCGTCGCCCAGCGATAGATGTAGGTAA
- a CDS encoding SRPBCC family protein: MNERFEFVYVTYIKTTPEALWQALTHAEFSESYWFGLRVEVGSKVGDRFETRNQDGTVWDEGEVLVYDRPSRLSYSFEPSGEPPSRVDFLLEPFGEVVRLTLTHRFTERTKTFDEIGIGWPPILSGLKSLLEANSTLGTVPLPIEGPRHDISGRERIFVTYIKAPAERIWQALTDGEFTKQYMFGRRAESDLKPGSKFNYWFDDGHGLDVTGDILEIDAPHRLVMTWQVVSAEEFRNLPPSRVTYEIDSFVDFCRLTVVEQVPDEIPEKYLEGGKKGWPVILSGLKSLLETGQPLPAIDMKG, encoded by the coding sequence ATGAACGAAAGGTTTGAATTCGTGTATGTAACGTACATCAAGACCACGCCGGAAGCACTCTGGCAGGCCCTGACCCACGCGGAATTCTCAGAGAGCTACTGGTTTGGGCTCCGCGTGGAAGTCGGATCGAAGGTCGGCGATCGCTTCGAAACCCGAAATCAGGACGGCACTGTTTGGGACGAGGGGGAAGTGCTCGTCTACGATCGGCCGAGCCGCCTCTCCTACAGCTTCGAGCCTAGTGGGGAGCCGCCGAGCCGAGTGGATTTTCTGCTCGAGCCGTTCGGCGAAGTCGTTCGATTGACCTTGACCCACCGCTTTACGGAAAGAACGAAAACATTCGATGAGATCGGGATCGGTTGGCCCCCCATCCTCAGCGGTTTGAAGAGCCTCCTGGAGGCGAATTCGACGCTCGGGACAGTCCCGCTTCCCATCGAGGGGCCAAGACACGACATTTCTGGGAGAGAGCGGATCTTCGTTACCTATATCAAGGCTCCCGCCGAGCGGATATGGCAGGCGCTTACCGACGGCGAGTTTACGAAGCAGTACATGTTCGGCCGACGTGCCGAGTCGGATCTGAAGCCGGGTTCGAAATTCAACTATTGGTTCGACGATGGCCACGGGCTCGATGTGACCGGCGATATTTTGGAGATCGACGCGCCCCACCGGTTGGTGATGACCTGGCAAGTGGTCTCTGCGGAAGAATTCCGCAATCTCCCGCCCTCCCGAGTGACTTACGAAATCGATTCCTTTGTCGATTTTTGCCGGCTTACCGTGGTGGAGCAGGTACCCGACGAGATTCCGGAGAAGTATCTGGAAGGGGGCAAGAAGGGATGGCCGGTGATCCTTAGCGGGCTCAAGAGCCTGTTGGAGACGGGGCAGCCATTGCCCGCGATCGACATGAAGGGTTAG
- a CDS encoding DUF6265 family protein has translation MLSYFLGSVIAATLMLCSQVPDSRPISKESERAIDADLSEFAWLAGDWKSDGPGNEYEELWLPAKGGSMVGIFRLIVDGKLASISALNLQQDGKKVKMRLRGLTPELNPAGEKPAVMVLVAKSKGSADFVNQFEGAQPHALHVTSPGGRLHVAVESVKDGVPSQFELKFRRHRS, from the coding sequence ATGCTGTCGTATTTTCTCGGATCTGTGATTGCAGCTACCTTGATGCTCTGCTCGCAAGTCCCCGATTCCCGCCCCATCTCAAAGGAATCGGAACGGGCGATCGACGCCGATCTTTCGGAATTCGCGTGGCTTGCCGGCGACTGGAAGAGCGACGGACCCGGGAACGAATACGAGGAGCTTTGGCTGCCCGCCAAAGGCGGTTCGATGGTCGGCATTTTCCGGCTTATCGTCGACGGCAAGTTAGCCTCCATCTCCGCCCTCAACCTTCAACAAGACGGAAAGAAGGTAAAGATGCGACTCCGCGGCTTGACACCCGAGTTGAATCCCGCCGGCGAGAAGCCGGCCGTTATGGTACTCGTCGCCAAGTCGAAAGGCTCCGCCGACTTCGTCAACCAGTTCGAAGGGGCTCAACCCCACGCCCTCCACGTCACCAGCCCCGGCGGCCGCCTGCACGTCGCCGTGGAGTCAGTCAAAGATGGCGTTCCAAGCCAGTTCGAGCTTAAGTTTCGACGTCACAGAAGTTAG
- the ccsA gene encoding cytochrome c biogenesis protein CcsA produces the protein MNQDPLAGFPTAPAWSLFVGPLGKGLVIAGLVFFALSAILSGLSARSDRFKVFATIGFYLGAVSLFGAVGCLTSLFVNNQFEYDYVFNHGDVHTALQYKIAGVWSGQQGSFLLWATTSAIFGLLALRGTGHYRSAYLTVYSTFLGTLCGILAYETPFKIIPQLISNGKVVVPPTGQGLAPSLMNYWVVIHPPTIFMGFGALTVLFAYAVAAIVTGDVRDWVSRVRPWSLVATGILGLGICMGGFWAYETLGWGGFWKWDPVENASFVPWLFLVTFVHGIMVQVSRKRWHGMNLVLGAIPFIAFVYGTFLTRSGFLENVSVHSFAEMDKSALKILEIFLSLVFFGFFALYAFRGAKLGRAANAEIPAQPGIGREGLYGTGILFLSLLAFVLAMGMSWPLIMALSHRQVAAVEEALYHMVVVWFFIPVMIGIAVTPFVSWRPLGGREILRRLTNVFSASVALTGAILLALRFPEWGVRAASASTVTMPFGLRMATLPWVAILLLTCCFAFVGNLWRIVETMKRSKSSLGGFFTHLGIAVLFAGLIVSRGLEQTNTKPLFVRDGTPDGAFGYTVAYKDRIAKSPEDRDGKIAFTVTAPGGETFTATPGLYFQRAMDGGEGKPMVWPFIRRYAAHDFYLSMGAPIVTVWEKPIWFKPGETKTEKDITITYRGMKMTGQPGTPSAVFGADILFIADGKVANVTPQFSVANGPNLPLATRDFRVALMQMDAKDKSVALQVYFSTALYPIEIFTKPLTGLVWLGAGMIFVGGFLSAFLRRRRKIQDVVTETPTEIEEPSIPDATVAVA, from the coding sequence TTGAACCAAGACCCTCTCGCCGGCTTCCCCACCGCCCCCGCCTGGTCGCTCTTCGTCGGCCCCCTGGGCAAAGGTCTCGTCATCGCCGGTCTCGTTTTCTTCGCCCTATCGGCGATCCTTTCGGGCCTGAGTGCACGGTCTGACCGATTCAAGGTTTTCGCGACGATCGGCTTCTATCTGGGGGCGGTGTCTCTCTTTGGAGCGGTCGGCTGCCTCACTTCCCTCTTCGTCAACAACCAGTTCGAGTACGACTACGTCTTCAACCACGGAGACGTCCATACCGCGCTCCAATACAAGATCGCGGGGGTTTGGTCCGGCCAGCAAGGAAGTTTCCTCCTATGGGCGACCACGTCGGCCATCTTTGGGCTCTTGGCTCTGAGGGGGACGGGTCACTACCGGTCTGCCTATCTCACCGTCTATTCCACTTTCCTCGGCACCCTCTGCGGCATTCTTGCCTATGAGACCCCCTTTAAGATCATTCCGCAGTTGATCTCGAACGGTAAGGTCGTGGTTCCGCCCACGGGCCAGGGGCTGGCGCCTTCCCTGATGAACTATTGGGTGGTGATCCACCCGCCGACGATCTTCATGGGGTTTGGCGCGCTCACCGTGCTCTTTGCGTACGCGGTGGCGGCGATCGTGACGGGCGACGTTCGGGACTGGGTATCTCGAGTGCGGCCATGGTCGCTCGTCGCCACCGGGATTCTGGGCCTGGGAATCTGCATGGGCGGTTTCTGGGCGTACGAGACGCTGGGCTGGGGCGGATTCTGGAAGTGGGACCCGGTGGAGAACGCCAGCTTCGTTCCCTGGCTCTTCCTGGTCACTTTCGTCCATGGGATCATGGTTCAGGTCTCGCGCAAGCGCTGGCATGGGATGAACTTGGTTCTCGGGGCGATACCGTTCATCGCTTTCGTCTACGGCACGTTCCTCACCCGGTCAGGATTCCTGGAGAACGTCAGCGTCCACTCCTTCGCCGAGATGGACAAGTCGGCGCTCAAGATTCTGGAGATCTTCCTTTCTCTGGTGTTCTTCGGCTTCTTTGCCCTTTACGCATTCCGAGGAGCCAAGCTGGGGCGGGCCGCGAACGCCGAGATTCCCGCGCAGCCGGGAATCGGACGCGAAGGGCTGTATGGAACGGGGATCCTGTTTCTAAGCCTGCTCGCCTTCGTTCTCGCAATGGGAATGAGCTGGCCGCTGATCATGGCGCTCAGCCACCGGCAAGTGGCGGCGGTGGAAGAAGCGCTCTACCACATGGTGGTGGTCTGGTTCTTCATCCCGGTCATGATCGGCATCGCCGTCACCCCCTTTGTAAGCTGGCGCCCGTTGGGCGGACGGGAGATCCTGCGCCGCCTCACCAATGTCTTCAGCGCATCAGTCGCTTTAACAGGCGCGATCTTGCTGGCGTTGCGCTTCCCGGAGTGGGGCGTGCGCGCGGCATCCGCGTCAACCGTGACGATGCCGTTCGGCTTGAGGATGGCGACCCTTCCTTGGGTCGCGATTCTGCTCCTGACCTGCTGCTTCGCGTTCGTGGGCAACCTCTGGCGGATCGTGGAGACGATGAAGCGGAGCAAGAGCTCCCTCGGCGGCTTCTTTACCCACCTCGGCATCGCGGTGCTTTTCGCGGGATTGATCGTTTCGCGAGGATTGGAGCAGACCAACACCAAGCCGCTCTTCGTACGGGACGGAACCCCGGACGGAGCGTTCGGCTACACCGTCGCCTACAAAGATCGTATCGCCAAGAGCCCGGAGGACCGCGACGGAAAGATCGCTTTCACCGTCACCGCCCCCGGCGGCGAAACCTTTACCGCCACGCCTGGGCTGTACTTTCAGCGGGCGATGGACGGAGGCGAGGGAAAACCGATGGTCTGGCCGTTCATCCGGCGCTACGCAGCCCACGATTTCTATCTGAGCATGGGCGCGCCGATCGTGACGGTTTGGGAAAAGCCGATCTGGTTCAAACCCGGGGAAACCAAGACCGAGAAGGATATTACGATTACGTACCGCGGGATGAAGATGACGGGGCAGCCGGGGACGCCTTCGGCGGTGTTCGGCGCCGACATCTTATTTATCGCGGATGGAAAGGTGGCGAACGTCACCCCGCAATTCAGCGTCGCTAACGGTCCAAACCTTCCCTTGGCCACCCGCGACTTTCGCGTGGCGCTGATGCAGATGGACGCCAAGGATAAGTCGGTGGCGCTTCAGGTGTACTTCTCGACCGCTCTGTATCCGATCGAGATCTTCACGAAACCGCTCACCGGGCTGGTTTGGCTGGGTGCGGGGATGATTTTTGTAGGCGGCTTCCTGTCCGCCTTCCTGCGCCGGCGTAGAAAGATTCAAGACGTCGTTACCGAGACGCCGACCGAAATAGAGGAGCCAAGTATCCCCGATGCGACTGTCGCAGTTGCTTAA
- a CDS encoding chloramphenicol phosphotransferase CPT family protein, translating to MENSARPGWIVILNGAPRSGKSSIVRAIQDSSDVVWMNLGVDVFVREVTPERFRPGIGLRPGGERPDLEPYLPPMFAALYDSIAAHSRQGLNVVVDVGHHDSYSRPLGMLSRCAERVRGLPVLFVGVRCPIEVIMQRRNDGQDGREYLRGSEVDPPLPVRCWQEAVHVPGIYDLEVDTSVASPEECAERILKRIQEGLSPDAFWRAGEALSSKNLPDNEDARPCRTECGRGLRMN from the coding sequence GTGGAAAACTCGGCTCGCCCTGGTTGGATCGTGATCCTGAACGGAGCGCCCCGGTCGGGCAAGTCCAGCATCGTCAGGGCTATTCAAGATTCATCCGACGTGGTTTGGATGAACCTCGGGGTCGACGTCTTCGTTCGGGAAGTGACTCCGGAACGATTCAGACCGGGAATCGGCCTTCGACCCGGTGGCGAACGGCCGGACCTCGAGCCTTACCTTCCGCCGATGTTCGCAGCGTTGTACGACTCGATCGCGGCGCACAGCCGGCAGGGGCTGAATGTGGTGGTCGACGTGGGGCATCACGATTCATATTCCCGGCCCTTGGGAATGCTCTCGCGCTGCGCCGAAAGGGTGCGCGGCTTGCCGGTGTTATTCGTTGGCGTCCGGTGCCCGATCGAGGTGATCATGCAGCGCCGAAACGACGGGCAAGATGGTCGAGAGTATCTGCGAGGCTCGGAGGTCGACCCGCCGTTGCCGGTCAGGTGCTGGCAGGAGGCGGTCCATGTTCCGGGGATTTACGACCTCGAGGTGGATACGTCGGTGGCTAGTCCCGAGGAATGCGCGGAGCGGATTCTAAAGCGGATACAAGAAGGACTGTCTCCGGACGCTTTTTGGAGAGCTGGTGAGGCGCTATCCAGCAAAAACTTGCCGGATAACGAAGACGCGCGCCCCTGCCGCACGGAATGCGGCAGGGGTCTGAGGATGAATTAG
- a CDS encoding DUF5658 family protein, with product MFRQKPHLSTTVLLTIATFDLVTTLMWLNIGGMEGNPLFAYVAKFGSLALVAAKFVYVLIPIAILEYARTKRPMSAEIGTWAAAALYACLYISHLLQIRMHMPQ from the coding sequence ATGTTTCGCCAGAAGCCCCACCTCAGCACGACGGTGCTTCTTACGATCGCCACATTTGACCTGGTAACTACTCTGATGTGGCTGAATATCGGCGGAATGGAAGGCAACCCGCTTTTCGCGTATGTCGCAAAGTTCGGCAGCCTGGCCCTCGTGGCGGCGAAATTCGTGTACGTGCTGATCCCTATTGCTATCCTCGAGTACGCCCGTACAAAACGCCCGATGTCGGCCGAAATCGGCACCTGGGCCGCCGCCGCGCTCTACGCCTGCCTCTACATCTCCCACCTCCTCCAGATCCGAATGCACATGCCGCAATAA
- a CDS encoding YciI family protein: protein MKYLCLCYYDTDALTRISQAEAEAIGPACQPHDEALKATGKVIVHASLAESWSYFVPRGGKPQLAEGPYVKSNLQVGAFFVVDAETPEIAMSTASKHAAANVGENLGFAVEVRPCESYE from the coding sequence ATGAAATATCTCTGCCTCTGTTACTACGACACCGACGCCCTCACCCGCATCAGCCAAGCCGAAGCCGAGGCGATCGGTCCGGCTTGCCAGCCCCACGACGAGGCGCTGAAAGCCACGGGAAAGGTAATCGTGCACGCTTCGCTCGCTGAATCGTGGAGCTACTTCGTCCCTAGGGGCGGTAAGCCGCAACTCGCCGAAGGGCCGTACGTCAAGAGCAACCTCCAGGTCGGCGCGTTCTTCGTCGTCGACGCCGAAACACCCGAAATCGCCATGTCCACCGCTTCAAAGCACGCGGCGGCGAACGTCGGCGAAAATCTCGGCTTCGCCGTCGAGGTCCGACCGTGTGAATCGTACGAGTAG
- a CDS encoding ribonuclease H-like domain-containing protein — translation MLERTFLHIPGVGATTERSLWQQGCENWDHLLADADRFTYGAVERDVMYEVIRRSRSALSEGRAAFFRYGLGMRESWRAFPEFRHRCVYLDIETDGGQTGASITTIGLYDGSEYTCLVKGKDLDRFPEIISRYGYIVTFFGAGFDIPMIQKRFKGLMLDQLHLDLCPTLRRLGYRGGLKKIERQLGIARGADTDGLDGLDAIRLWRRYTTLGDDGALDTLVAYNREDVVNMERLAEIAYDGLRTQTLLA, via the coding sequence GTGCTCGAGCGGACTTTTCTTCACATCCCTGGTGTCGGGGCGACCACAGAGCGGTCGCTTTGGCAGCAGGGATGTGAGAATTGGGACCATCTCTTAGCGGATGCCGACCGGTTCACATACGGCGCGGTCGAGCGTGACGTGATGTACGAGGTCATAAGGCGCAGCCGTTCGGCCCTCTCAGAAGGCCGGGCGGCGTTTTTTCGCTACGGACTGGGAATGCGGGAGTCGTGGCGGGCGTTCCCCGAGTTTCGGCACCGATGCGTCTACCTCGACATTGAAACCGACGGCGGCCAGACGGGAGCGTCGATCACGACCATCGGTTTGTACGATGGGTCGGAATACACCTGCCTGGTGAAAGGGAAGGATCTTGACCGTTTTCCTGAGATCATCTCCCGGTATGGCTATATCGTCACCTTCTTCGGGGCGGGGTTCGACATTCCGATGATCCAGAAGCGGTTCAAAGGGCTCATGTTAGATCAGCTCCATCTGGATCTTTGCCCGACGTTGCGGCGGCTTGGTTATCGGGGCGGATTGAAGAAGATCGAGCGGCAACTCGGCATCGCGCGAGGGGCCGATACCGATGGTCTCGATGGATTGGATGCGATTCGCCTGTGGCGTCGGTACACGACCCTTGGCGATGATGGAGCTCTCGACACGTTGGTCGCCTACAACCGCGAAGACGTCGTCAACATGGAACGTCTCGCGGAGATCGCGTATGACGGCTTACGGACACAGACCCTTCTCGCCTGA
- a CDS encoding BlaI/MecI/CopY family transcriptional regulator — protein MKKPLGDHELDLLRFVADHEPCTVRQVSDSYGAAAGLARTTVLTVMERLRGKGYLVRSNGEGAFLYRAAESKGEVMRDVVGQFVRRTLGGSVSPFVAFLAESDQLSDEEIQQLRDLIKRFEAENPSLV, from the coding sequence TTGAAAAAGCCGCTGGGGGATCACGAGCTGGATCTTTTGCGGTTCGTGGCCGACCACGAACCGTGTACCGTACGGCAGGTCTCCGATTCCTACGGCGCCGCAGCCGGGCTCGCCCGTACGACGGTCCTCACCGTCATGGAACGTTTGCGGGGAAAGGGTTACTTGGTTCGTAGCAACGGCGAAGGTGCGTTTCTGTACCGCGCCGCGGAGTCGAAAGGAGAGGTGATGAGGGATGTCGTCGGCCAGTTCGTGCGGCGAACTCTCGGCGGCTCGGTCTCTCCGTTCGTTGCCTTTTTAGCGGAAAGCGATCAGCTTTCGGATGAGGAGATCCAGCAGCTCCGCGATTTGATCAAGCGGTTCGAAGCGGAAAATCCGTCGCTGGTTTAG
- a CDS encoding DUF1801 domain-containing protein, with product MRLAPKSGMPPALTSASFFPGHTVADFTEELKGYKTAKGTVQFPHDKPLPEPLVRAMVRARMNENLASG from the coding sequence ATGAGATTGGCGCCGAAATCCGGAATGCCGCCTGCCTTAACCTCGGCCTCATTTTTCCCCGGCCACACCGTCGCTGATTTCACCGAGGAGCTAAAGGGGTACAAAACGGCGAAGGGAACCGTTCAATTTCCTCACGACAAGCCGCTGCCGGAACCGTTGGTGAGGGCGATGGTACGGGCTCGGATGAACGAAAATTTGGCGAGCGGATAA
- a CDS encoding ArsR/SmtB family transcription factor: MDAVFRALADSTRRELLDRLYREGGLTLGKLCEGMEMSRQAVSKHLAILKQANLVVVLPHGRERRHYLNPVPIYEIFERWIGKYDRSRLEALSDLRRALEGDSDERKV, from the coding sequence GTGGATGCGGTATTTCGAGCGTTGGCCGATTCAACTCGGCGTGAATTGCTCGATCGACTCTACCGGGAAGGCGGACTGACTCTAGGAAAGCTCTGCGAAGGGATGGAGATGTCGAGGCAGGCGGTCAGCAAGCATTTGGCGATCCTGAAGCAGGCAAACCTTGTGGTGGTTCTCCCGCACGGAAGGGAGCGGCGACATTATTTGAACCCGGTACCGATCTACGAAATCTTCGAGCGGTGGATCGGCAAATACGACCGGTCGCGGTTGGAAGCGCTCAGCGATCTACGGCGCGCTTTAGAAGGGGACAGTGATGAACGAAAGGTTTGA
- a CDS encoding aspartate/glutamate racemase family protein, which produces MAQHIGIVACSTEGAALCYRTVCTEGERLMGRYRHPEVSVHTPPFVDYVRCFDQGDWAAVGELMLASARKLTACGADFLICPDNTIHQAFSYMESRSPLPWLHIAEVVAESAQRRGFRRVGLMGTKWLVESEVYPERLAARDISYLRPSIEDRIETSRVIMEELVRGHFEPSSVARFQQVIQKFRDQGADAVILGCTEIPLIVDDTNSPLPTLDSTCLLAQAAVRRAIAAER; this is translated from the coding sequence ATGGCTCAACACATCGGTATCGTCGCGTGTTCCACAGAAGGCGCCGCACTGTGCTATCGAACGGTGTGCACCGAGGGCGAGCGGCTCATGGGGCGGTATCGGCACCCGGAAGTCTCGGTGCATACACCCCCATTTGTCGACTACGTTCGATGCTTCGATCAAGGCGATTGGGCCGCCGTCGGCGAGCTGATGCTCGCGTCGGCGAGAAAGCTGACCGCTTGCGGGGCCGACTTCCTGATCTGCCCGGACAACACGATCCACCAAGCATTTTCCTATATGGAGTCGCGGTCACCATTGCCCTGGCTCCACATCGCCGAGGTGGTCGCCGAAAGCGCTCAAAGGCGCGGTTTTCGGCGGGTTGGGCTGATGGGGACAAAGTGGCTGGTGGAGAGCGAGGTCTATCCGGAACGCCTTGCCGCCCGAGATATAAGCTACTTACGACCTTCCATCGAGGACCGGATCGAGACCAGCCGGGTCATCATGGAGGAGCTCGTGCGGGGTCACTTCGAGCCTTCTTCGGTCGCCCGGTTTCAGCAGGTGATCCAAAAGTTCAGGGACCAGGGGGCCGACGCGGTGATTCTTGGATGCACGGAGATCCCGTTGATCGTCGACGACACGAACTCCCCTCTACCCACCCTCGATTCCACCTGCCTGCTCGCTCAGGCCGCGGTGCGGCGAGCGATTGCCGCCGAACGCTGA